Proteins co-encoded in one Meiothermus sp. genomic window:
- a CDS encoding VOC family protein: MNIAGVLETCVYASDLEAARGFYQGLLGLELFAEQPGRHLFFRAGPGVFLVFNPQATQQETVLSPHGALGSVHVCFRVAAEELPGWAERLEAHGYPVTWAEWKAGPSLYVRDPAGNLVELAPAAIWGLPDGHLKPQ; the protein is encoded by the coding sequence ATGAACATCGCGGGGGTGCTCGAGACCTGTGTGTACGCGAGCGACCTCGAGGCCGCCAGAGGCTTCTACCAGGGGTTGCTGGGCCTGGAGCTTTTCGCCGAGCAGCCGGGGCGGCATCTGTTTTTTCGGGCCGGGCCGGGGGTTTTTCTGGTCTTCAACCCCCAAGCCACCCAGCAGGAAACCGTTCTGTCGCCGCATGGGGCCTTAGGTAGCGTGCACGTGTGTTTTCGGGTGGCCGCGGAGGAGCTGCCAGGCTGGGCGGAGCGCCTCGAGGCCCACGGCTACCCCGTCACCTGGGCCGAGTGGAAAGCCGGCCCCAGCCTGTACGTGCGCGACCCGGCCGGCAACCTGGTGGAACTGGCCCCTGCCGCGATCTGGGGCCTGCCGGACGGCCACCTCAAACCCCAATGA
- the malQ gene encoding 4-alpha-glucanotransferase: MQLQRAFGILLHPTSFPGRWGIGALGREAERFLDWLADAGARWWQVLPLGPTSYGDSPYQSFSAFAGNPYLIDPELLIEKGWLEKSEEPPQYNARSVDYGWLYETRWPLLRRAFAGFQAGASAQDKARLEAFIEAERFWLEDYALFMALKTRFGGKPWNEWSPELRDRKPAALAKAREELAYEVALHEWVQWLFYTEWGKTKAYAETRGIQIIGDMPIFVAFDSSDVWANPQYFYLDADGNPTVVAGVPPDYFSETGQLWGNPLYRWDVMEGENFAWWIARIRQSLKQCHLVRIDHFRGFEAYWEVPFGRPNAVEGRWVKAPGEKLFAAVRAQLGDAPIIAEDLGVITPEVEALRDGFGFPGMKILQFAFSGEDNVFLPHNYPEHGNVVVYSGTHDNDTTLGWFRTAPEAERAFMRAYLARYGIRCLSEYEAAGALIELAFRSPAKLAILPLQDVLGLGPEARMNFPGRLGGNWAWRYAEGDLEPGLAAGLRALAEASQRA, encoded by the coding sequence ATGCAACTCCAACGCGCTTTTGGAATTTTGCTCCACCCCACCAGTTTTCCGGGTCGCTGGGGGATTGGGGCTCTGGGCCGCGAGGCCGAGCGTTTTTTGGACTGGCTGGCCGACGCGGGGGCCCGCTGGTGGCAGGTCTTGCCCCTGGGCCCTACCAGCTACGGCGACTCGCCGTATCAGTCCTTTTCGGCTTTTGCTGGCAACCCGTACCTGATTGACCCCGAGCTGCTGATTGAAAAAGGCTGGCTGGAAAAAAGCGAAGAACCCCCGCAGTACAACGCCCGCAGCGTGGACTATGGCTGGCTTTACGAGACCCGCTGGCCCCTGTTGCGGCGGGCCTTTGCAGGGTTTCAGGCAGGGGCCTCTGCCCAGGATAAAGCACGACTGGAAGCCTTTATCGAGGCCGAGCGCTTCTGGCTGGAAGACTACGCGCTCTTCATGGCCCTCAAGACCCGGTTTGGCGGCAAGCCCTGGAACGAGTGGAGCCCCGAACTGCGCGATCGTAAACCGGCTGCCCTGGCCAAGGCCCGCGAGGAGCTGGCCTACGAGGTGGCCCTGCACGAGTGGGTTCAGTGGCTGTTTTACACCGAGTGGGGCAAAACTAAAGCCTATGCCGAAACCAGGGGTATTCAGATTATCGGCGATATGCCCATCTTCGTGGCTTTCGATTCCTCGGATGTCTGGGCCAACCCGCAGTACTTCTACCTCGATGCCGATGGCAACCCCACGGTGGTGGCGGGCGTTCCGCCGGATTACTTCTCCGAAACCGGCCAGCTCTGGGGTAATCCGCTCTACCGCTGGGATGTGATGGAAGGGGAGAACTTTGCCTGGTGGATTGCGCGCATAAGGCAGTCGCTCAAGCAGTGCCACCTGGTGCGCATTGACCACTTCCGCGGGTTTGAAGCCTACTGGGAGGTTCCGTTTGGCCGGCCCAATGCGGTGGAGGGCCGCTGGGTCAAGGCCCCGGGGGAGAAGCTCTTTGCCGCGGTGCGGGCCCAACTGGGCGATGCGCCCATCATCGCTGAAGACCTGGGGGTGATCACCCCCGAGGTGGAGGCTTTGCGCGACGGCTTTGGGTTTCCCGGCATGAAGATCTTGCAGTTTGCCTTTTCCGGTGAGGACAACGTTTTTTTGCCTCACAACTACCCCGAGCACGGCAATGTGGTGGTGTACAGCGGAACCCACGACAACGACACCACCCTGGGATGGTTCCGCACCGCGCCGGAGGCCGAGCGGGCCTTCATGCGGGCCTACCTGGCCCGTTATGGCATCCGCTGCCTCTCGGAATACGAAGCCGCAGGCGCTCTGATTGAGCTGGCCTTCAGGAGCCCGGCCAAGCTGGCTATCCTGCCTTTGCAGGACGTGCTGGGGCTGGGCCCCGAGGCCCGCATGAACTTCCCCGGACGGCTGGGGGGCAACTGGGCGTGGCGCTATGCCGAAGGCGACCTCGAGCCCGGTCTGGCCGCGGGACTGCGGGCCCTGGCCGAGGCCAGCCAGCGCGCTTGA